tGTTTTGTAACCGTACAAAATTACTCAAGAAACTGCTCAGATTTCAAAGAAACACCTTTTAATTGTCACCCACAGAAGATCTGCAGATTTTTCAGGTACTGTGATTTTTTCAAGAATACCCATGTTTTAATTTGTTGATTAATTTGATTTTTAGTGATGTTTATGCTTGTTTTCTTggattttcttgattttatttgtgaAAAGATTGGATTTTTATTGGGTTTGCATGTTGATTTGCCTTGAGTGTGAAATTGGGATCTGTGAATTTGAGAATCAGGTTTGTATTTGTGTTTTTGGGTCTTTTTTTAGTGTAATTTTGTTAATTTTTAATATGAATTTGTGTTCTTGGGTTTGTGTATGTagatatgtatgtatgtattgcAGTGTTGATGtttaaagattgaatctttaTGTGTTTGGTACATGTTTTAGAGGTCAAAGGAGGTGCTTTGGTGATTGATATTTATAAAGTTACAATCTTTTTGAGCTTTTGCTATTTTTTCTTTAATGTCTTGACATTTTTCTTAATTACTATTAGCTTGTTCTTTTTACTCAATTTAATTCCACTGTGTGTAATGAAATGTAGGCGTTTTTCCAGACTTCTATTGTGAGTAGTAATTGATTGTTTCGAATGCTATTTATTCCTCCATTGAATATCAGTGCTGAAAACTCATTCGGCTATGGTTTCTTTCAGTTCTTATTATATCAATGCTTACACTTTGGTTGTGACTCTATTCTTGTTTTGTTTATTTTCTGCAGAGGTGCGTTTTGACTCCAGATATATTGAAGGACTATAGTTTTGTGGAGTAAGCTGCTAAATTGAAGATTAATTATTGATCTTGAATGAATTATCTGTCACTCAAGGCAAGGCTATAATAAATATTGCTTTCCTTGTAtctgttttttttttatttgcaGAATTTTAGTAAGTAAAACTTTGTTGATGTAGCCCTATAAAAAGATTAAATTGGAGACGGGGTAATTGAAATGTTGTAAAAACTAGGGTCGTTTCTCCTGCCCCATATAGTGAACAAATTGGCTGACGCACTAGTATATGTTATCTTATCCCATGTTTTATTTTAGTGATAGTTGAATCCCTGGATGGCATGGGTGCTGCTGTAAGTTATTGTAGGATGAGTAATATGACTGAATGTTAAATTGACCTTATATTTAGAAAGTTTTTTTGTTTGTTTGGCAGAGGCAGTTGCTACTGTCCTTGAATTTTTAATTTTGCCTGAATTTGTCTATCCTCGCGGTGCGTATTCCTGCACCTGAACCCTTGCATCATAGTCGAATCTTAGAAATCTATAAACATTGTAACATAATCTTAACCATTATTAATGTGCAAGTAACATAATCTTTGCCATCATTAATGCATAGAACAATAGGTCAAGGACTTTAATCCCCGAGATTCTCCTTCGAATTTTGCAATATGTTGTGCATGTAGCTCACTGATACAACTGGTAAAGTAGACTGTCCGTAACCTTTTACCCTCTATAATTTAGAATGTCAACATTAGGAGTTTAACTTGCGGAGTGCACGATTTATTAGTTACATGTATCTGCAATTTAATTTGCTGGTGCATTGATATCCCACACCGTATATCTTCAGTATTTCTGTTTGGATCCCTTTTAGATGGTACTTATTCAATTTACTGAATTTAATTTTGCTTAATGATTTGGTTTCTAAATACAAATTACTTTACTCAAGGTAATAAAAATTTGTTGCATCACATAAATTATTTCCTGGTGCTATTGAAGTACAGTAAAAATGGGTCATTCGTTGTGATGTATCAAATGTTATTCTACAGGTTAATCATATAAGCAGGATTGTAATATTGTCGTATCAATTTTGATGCAGATATCAAATTGGTCCTGATGCAAGGTCAAAGGAGGGCAATAAATTCCTTCACTGAGACAATGGATCTAAATCAGGATCTTTACAATGACACCAATATGGATCAGTCTGCTGCTTGGAATAATGTCTCAAATCCAGCAGAGAGACGTTTGCCACATAATGCTAGGAGTTTTAGTGGCTGGGACTTGGGTGAATCAAGCTCTAGTGCAAATCCGCGAGATCAGGTCTCTTGTGATGGTTTAAAAGGAGAACCCTGTTGGCCttcttcacacagtggttttacTGCAACTGAGGCAAGATTAGAAGAACGTCGATGTGAACCACCTAACATCCTTCGCCAGGACAGGGTTAATAATGGTCTTGCAGGAAACCAAATCTCTTGGGAAAATTTGAATGTCCAGAGTTCGGATTCCAGCCATTATCACGCGACCATAAATTTGAATGATAGTTATCCTGAAagcgatgatgaagatgaggaaggaaTATTTCCAAGTTTCTACAAGTCAGGCAGATTTGTCACTGAGCCTTACCCATCAGCAAGTATGTCAACTGGTAATGGCGGGACTTGCGATAATTCTCGATATAATAATGATGGATCGGGGTCTTCTATGGGAAATTGGGGTTCATCTTGCAAGCGGAAGGCCCTTGAAGGTGGTACTTCTACACAGCCTTATCCAGGTGGGAATACAAGCTTCTTTCCGCAGCCTGAGAACATTGTTCCCCACAATAGTCCTGCCCGTCATATTGCCTCTAACAGCTTGGGTATATCCTCATCCTCAGGAAACTATCCAGGCGTTATTCGTTCGGAACAGATGAATCCTAGGTTCAGTGTTGGTATGAGAGGATTTGTATCTGATGTCTTTCCTCCTGTTGGTGTTCCTGGTATTAGGGAAAGCTCCACAAGAAACTCTGGAGCAAGAATAACTTTGGGACATCAGGAACCTGATCCGTTTAGTTTTCCTCCAGCAGGTAACACCTCAAGACAATCTAATGTTCACTCTTTAAACCATTCTTCTAGACCTACACCACTTGGCGACTCATTAGAATTTGGACCATCAGTTCAGTTACCAGGCAATCCCTCAAATCAGTCTCATGTGATGCCTGGTCCCTTTTCAAATAGAAATATATCCTCTCTATGGAATGATGCTCCTATTCCAAGGACTGGCAGTTCATCAAGTTCTTTTACTATTCCTCGAGGAAGGGGTACTGGATTACATGATGATGCAGGCTTTAGAAGCAACATAAGAAACAATGAAGAGCACCCCATGTTTGTTCCGGCAACTCATACACGAAACATGATTCAAGATCCAACTAGTTGGAGTTTAGGTACTGGGAGTTCGAGTACTCCAGGAGGTATTGCCTCTAGTTCTCGAGCTGGTCCAAGTTCTAGTTCACATCCTTATCCTGCTGGATGGCTACCCCATCACAATTTTTCATCACAAAATCAGTTCAGATTATCAGATTATGCTCCCTGGAGTCTCTTTCCACCTGGAGAATCCGAGTCTGGTATTCAGAGAGGACAGTTTTTGCCATTTTCTTCAAGGCAGCCTTCTTCTCCAGAAGAAACAGCAATTTCATCTAGATCTAGAAGTCAGGGTCATAATCAACCATTCGCAAGGCCTGCTTATATAATGGACATTCCAGGCGAAGAGGCTAATGGTTGGCGATCTTTAGCTGCTGATATTGATGGACGGCAGAGGCTGGTATCTGAGGTTTGTGTTCTAAAATGTATTTTTTAAGTCGCTCTAAAAATATTGAACTCCAATTAATTATAAAAGAATAGTTGAGAAGAATTTCACATCCTCTTAACAATTACAACATTGCTTATGAATATTTTCCCGCGAATTTTTAGATGAAAATTTCTTTGTCAAATCGTTACCACCTTCATAGCCTATCGACCAGTTTATGTGCATCGCCTTGGGATTATATTAAACTGTTCAAACATCCAGGAGATCTAGACATCATACTTTGGAAAACGTTTTAGTGAACTGAAAAATTTGTGTATAATAGAGTCAGGTGTTCAAAATGTTTGTACTTCTAGATAACAGACCCGGACAAGTATGAGAAAGATTCAGATTAATTTGTACACCTGAAGCCTTTAAACATGTAATTCATTGTATTTGTATTCCTACACAATTTAGATTCGAGATATTATTGATCGGACTGGTTGAATGTTAAGCATGATCTTGCTGAGTCGAGGTAACCAGTTACTGCGGGGATTGTTCTGATAGGCATCTGTTGAACATTAAGTTGAGCATACTATATCATAGTGATTATCTTAACAATGATTGAACCTGAAACTTTTCAATGTGTAAACTTTTAAAAAGATATTatcatgattgtttttggatacatatatatatataatatttatatttgtatttatatttatatgtatgtatatattttatatcTCTCATGAGGTCCTTTTGTCCAATATCATGTACTGTTTTCTTATTTTGTTTGCTCGGTCTTTGGTCCAATGCATGTTTTTTTATAGTTATCTATATTAGTGTAGTTTTACAATTGTTGAATAGGTTACTTGCTGTACTTTTGAAATCAGAGTCAGAATTGCTGATAGTTTCTGACTCTTTATCATCCTATATCCATATAGCAGATTCGTCAAGTCCTGAATGTGATGCGGAGGGGTGAAAATATCCGTGCGGAGGTTTGTTTTTGACTGATAAATTGTTAATAATATGTGCTTTTTTTTGCTGTACTGTCTGAAATTTGACAGCGTTTAATGGGGTAATAGGCTGGTTAGATTTGCCAAAAATTACAATATCCAATATGATATTACAGAGTTAGTGTGACCCGCATCTTCGAATAATCAAAAGACTTCTGGTCATCTCCCAAGTTGTCTGACAGAATTTCCTGTATCTGGCCACACTTTGTTCTTGCTACTCTTTATATTAATATAACAGGATCTAATAATTTGAATCAAACATGCGAGAATTATGAACTATCTGTGTGACTGCCTATAAGTTGAAGTAATACTTGAATACAGACTTCTTTTATCCTGCTGAAATTGTTTTCTTTCGTTTGCCTATTTAGAAGCATAATGAACTAGTGGTGTacatttttgaattttgaaacAGGCAGTCTATAAGCGCTTTGCATGATCCACTTGTAATATGTTATGcatatatttaaagaaaaattTGTGGAATGTAAAGGGATTTCTTAAATACTGAATCCGTTGGATATAGTATAAATAATGCCTGGTCTCACAGGACTGATCTAGGTGTAATGTGTTTAACCCATATTTACATATAGCCCTTGCAGTGTAAAACGTATGTAGACACTCTGAAGATGCTCATATTCATTACGTCCCTTGTTCAAATTTTTGATAATCACTTGGAATTCTTTTGCTGTGTGACCAGGATATGATGATCTTTGATCCATTTATAAACGGAGTTGCTGAGTTGCACGACAGGCACAGAGATATGAGGCTTGATGTTGATAATATGTCTTACGAGGTAATATAGTGGCTTATCTATCTTAGTCTTTTTACACACTGTAATGTCAATGGAAAACAGTCTCCTTAACAGCAATAATCTATATCAGGAGTTGTTGGCTCTGGAAGAACGAATTGGTGATGTGAATACGGGGCTGAGTGACGAAGTCATTTTGCGGTCTCTGAAAGAGCGAAAGTTTTCAGCATTCATGAGAGGTCTTCCATCGCTTGAGCCGTGCTGCATATGTCAGGTGAGCATATCTTTTCAAACGTgtttaattcatttttttaaaacttCTAACACCCAAGTTCGGTTACAAAATTATATGTACTCTCACATGCCTCCACCGAATCTTGAATCCTCAACCTCTTGTTACCAAGAGAAAAGGGGTATGTGGTTGATACTCTGATCTCTCGTCGCAATTATTCTCTATTTTGATTTTTGGGCATGATGAGAGATCTCGATGTTAGGGCAGGACTGTTCATATACATATCTTTTTTGAGCTCCTGATTTTTCTACAGGAAGAATATGTGGTAGGGGAGAGCATCGGGACATTGGATTGTGGGCACGACTTTCACTCTCATTGTATAAAGCAGTGGTTGCGACAAAAAAATACTTGCCCTATCTGTAAAATGACGGGGATAGGTTCATGAGAGGCCTTTCATCTCCTCGCAGACTAAATTTTTTCTCGGGGCCAAAGATCATTGCAGTTTGTTGCTTTGATTCATAACTTTTACATACTATTGTAACTTAATTCCTCCTTCAAGAATACATTCTCCGGTACTCATGAACTACATGTTTTGGTGAGGAATTGCAAGTTCTAAAGCATTTCGTGAAGACTTTAGATAATTGCAaaagttatatttatatttgataCTTTTATAGACTAAAATTTGGTGTTATACTTTGCATTATTGATCATGCTTATGTTTAGCTATGTTGTGTTTCTTTATACGGTGTTTAGGTATTTGGTTTTGGTTATGACGTCCTTAAAAGTTTTGCAACAATCAGGGGTTTCATATTTCAAATATCCCGCGTCTTCGCTGAACTAggtttttgattaagaaaatGTGATAGATGCAGGCCTTCATCAAACTACTATTCACATATGAGATTCAAATAGTCGTTGATCCGGTACCTCCAACTTCCAAGAGATAAAATTAAAAATATCTGGTGTGCTTTTTCCGTATACTGTAATATTGAACTCGTACAGTTCCAAGGCTTTGTGCAATGGCCGCTAGACAAAATCCCTGCTTCTCCTTTGCTTTACTACTATTGTTCTCGACGTTTGTTGCTGGTCACATAACAACTGGTATTGTCCACACTTGTCTTGAACACGATTGTGTTTCTCTAATGCATTTCTCTACCTGCAAGTCTATAGCCATGTCTTGAATGGCTTTATCAACACATAAAATGTAAATGCAAGTGATAAGTTGGTTGGAATGGATTAAAGATGGTGTAGATAGTAGATCTAATGTCCCCAAGTCGTATATTTTTCATAGTCAGTCTTAGAATAGATGGACCATCATGTACACATAatatgtattttttttatatttaattacttGATGCAAGAAAATCCAATTTTGAATCTATTGACTGAATATATTAAATTACACATTTTAATCTATAGACGAACAGCATGGTGCTCACTGCTCGATGTATGATTCTAATACCAAGTGCATGCTGAAAATTATACATGCTTATGAAATGAATTATATATAAACAGTAAAAAGTTGTATCCAAAAAATACGTGATGTTGCTCATTTTAATTGAATATAAGAAATTCCCGTTTAAAAAACTTGAAGATTTCATACTTCACATAACCCATTTAGTACAAGGCCAACAGGCTATTATTTGTCTAATAAGATTTATAAGTTGAACCGAGTTATATATAGGCTATACAAGGGCATTACCTCACAGATTCTACCAACCTTAACCATATGTAAAACTCTTATTCAATATAAATCTATGCTGTATTTTATATAATGTAAACCCACAAAAAGGCTGGATTACATTCATAGATGAGTTACATTACATAACTTGAAAATGCAAGCAAATATACATTGGGTGCTCCATTTATCAGAGATATACCATAGCCTACGGGCTACAAAGCTATGTGATGCACAATAAAAAACAGAGTGCTTCCAGCCTTGTCTATATATTTCACCAAAATCCTTCCCCAACATATACGGAGTTCTGGAACTAAAACAAAAGAGTAATGTCGCAACAAGCAAACCTTCAGCCTACAATGCCGATGGAGATCATATGAAAATATTCA
The sequence above is drawn from the Apium graveolens cultivar Ventura chromosome 2, ASM990537v1, whole genome shotgun sequence genome and encodes:
- the LOC141707775 gene encoding E3 ubiquitin-protein ligase MBR2-like isoform X1 is translated as MQGQRRAINSFTETMDLNQDLYNDTNMDQSAAWNNVSNPAERRLPHNARSFSGWDLGESSSSANPRDQVSCDGLKGEPCWPSSHSGFTATEARLEERRCEPPNILRQDRVNNGLAGNQISWENLNVQSSDSSHYHATINLNDSYPESDDEDEEGIFPSFYKSGRFVTEPYPSASMSTGNGGTCDNSRYNNDGSGSSMGNWGSSCKRKALEGGTSTQPYPGGNTSFFPQPENIVPHNSPARHIASNSLGISSSSGNYPGVIRSEQMNPRFSVGMRGFVSDVFPPVGVPGIRESSTRNSGARITLGHQEPDPFSFPPAGNTSRQSNVHSLNHSSRPTPLGDSLEFGPSVQLPGNPSNQSHVMPGPFSNRNISSLWNDAPIPRTGSSSSSFTIPRGRGTGLHDDAGFRSNIRNNEEHPMFVPATHTRNMIQDPTSWSLGTGSSSTPGGIASSSRAGPSSSSHPYPAGWLPHHNFSSQNQFRLSDYAPWSLFPPGESESGIQRGQFLPFSSRQPSSPEETAISSRSRSQGHNQPFARPAYIMDIPGEEANGWRSLAADIDGRQRLVSEQIRQVLNVMRRGENIRAEDMMIFDPFINGVAELHDRHRDMRLDVDNMSYEELLALEERIGDVNTGLSDEVILRSLKERKFSAFMRGLPSLEPCCICQEEYVVGESIGTLDCGHDFHSHCIKQWLRQKNTCPICKMTGIGS
- the LOC141707775 gene encoding E3 ubiquitin-protein ligase MBR2-like isoform X2 — translated: MQGQRRAINSFTETMDLNQDLYNDTNMDQSAAWNNVSNPAERRLPHNARSFSGWDLGESSSSANPRDQVSCDGLKGEPCWPSSHSGFTATEARLEERRCEPPNILRQDRVNNGLAGNQISWENLNVQSSDSSHYHATINLNDSYPESDDEDEEGIFPSFYKSGRFVTEPYPSASMSTGNGGTCDNSRYNNDGSGSSMGNWGSSCKRKALEGGTSTQPYPGGNTSFFPQPENIVPHNSPARHIASNSLGISSSSGNYPGVIRSEQMNPRFSVGMRGFVSDVFPPVGVPGIRESSTRNSGARITLGHQEPDPFSFPPAGNTSRQSNVHSLNHSSRPTPLGDSLEFGPSVQLPGNPSNQSHVMPGPFSNRNISSLWNDAPIPRTGSSSSSFTIPRGRGTGLHDDAGFRSNIRNNEEHPMFVPATHTRNMIQDPTSWSLGTGSSSTPGGIASSSRAGPSSSSHPYPAGWLPHHNFSSQNQFRLSDYAPWSLFPPGESESGIQRGQFLPFSSRQPSSPEETAISSRSRSQGHNQPFARPAYIMDIPGEEANGWRSLAADIDGRQRLVSEIRQVLNVMRRGENIRAEDMMIFDPFINGVAELHDRHRDMRLDVDNMSYEELLALEERIGDVNTGLSDEVILRSLKERKFSAFMRGLPSLEPCCICQEEYVVGESIGTLDCGHDFHSHCIKQWLRQKNTCPICKMTGIGS